A window of Antricoccus suffuscus genomic DNA:
CCTGCGATGGCCGCCCAGACCGGGATGACAACGCGCAACGCGCCGTAGCCGCGGAAGCAGAACACCAGGCCGGCGATGATCGCCAGGATGCCCATCGTCACGCTTTGGGTGGAGCCGGTCATCTCAGCGTTCCGCAGTACGTTGGCGAAGATGCTTCTTCACCACGAGGAGCGGAAGAAACATAGTGGCGATCATCGTGACAAGCCAGACGATGACACACGCGAGCACCCAGGTAGTGACTCCACGGATCGTCAGACCCGAACTCAACAGCGACGTAATTAGTAGAGCGATGAATGTGGAGAGTAAGCCAACTCCGCCCAGCAGCGCGGTCGCATTGCGATGAACCATCTTCGCAACAAAAGGGGAGAGGATCGCCTGCAGGACTCCGAAAATCACCACCACTATTAAGAACGACCCCCACTGGATCGTCATCTCGTCGAGCGTGAACTTTGCTGCGAGCAGACCGATCGCACAAGACGCGAGGAACACAGCGGCGCTGATCGTCATTCTTAGCACGGTGCGCCTATCCGTCGTCTGATGGTAGCCAATGGTTTCTCCCGGCGTGGTTCCGAATTCGGACTCTTCTATCGCGCGCCGAATAGGCGATCGTAACGATGAGCGTAGTCCGCTGACAAGGCTTGCGGGAAGCGAGCCATGCCGATTAACACTCCTCCTTAGAAGGTCGTCCATCGGCTAGGATTTATCCAACTACTCGGCCGTTGGATAGGCGGTCACTAAGAGGGTGGGCATACAGAATGCGAATCAACGTCCTGCGGCACCGATTCCGGCGTACATCATTGACGGCGCTGATCGTCGCGCTACCCATAGTGTTGAGTGCCTGCGCAGCAGGCAGTACGCCGCAATCCTCCTCCTCGGAGTCGAGTCAGCCGGCGGCGAGCGGGAATTCCGCCGCGAAATCCGAGCTTGATTCCCAATCCTTCGCGGCAACAGCCATCGAGAAAGGCCCGGCAATCGTCACTGGCTCAAAGATTGAGATATCCTTCGTAGAAGGAAGAATCGTGGTTAACGCCGGATGCAACACCATGACCGGCGGGGTCTCGCTCGAGGCCGGCACTGTCGTCGTCAAGCACTTAGCTTCGACAATGATGGCGTGCGAACCTGGACTGACGGCTCAGGACGCGTGGCTCAATGAGTTCCTCGAGTCAGGCCCGAAGTGGTCCCTCGTGGGAGAGGCACTCACACTCGATAACGGCACAACGTCGATCATCCTTGAGAGGGGCTGATCGACGCGGTGGCCGCTATTTGATCGGTCATGCGTTTTGACAGAGGGGCTGGTGGCGTCCGGTCGCTACCCACGGCGCAATAGTATCGCGGCGTGACGAGCGACCGAACGACGACGACGGATGTTGTGTGTCGAGTTGAGAGGCCGGATTTAGAACTTCACGGGCTCGAAGGTGGCCAACGCCCAGATCACGAGTGCGTCGATCACCATTATTTTGATCGCCCACACGGAAAGTGCGGAAGCCATAGGAAGTTGGTGATCATGGAAGCGAGGCGAAAACGAGCCCAGTGACACGCGCCCAGGACGCGCCGCGAAGCAAGAAGATGCCCACTACGAAAAGCGCGATCCCAAAAATGAATGTATCCAGCCCGAAGCTGTAGTAGTGAAGTCAAATGTGTAGTCAGGTGGAGCGACAAAGATCTTGTCGCCACCGATTCCGACGAAGCCCTAGATCGCCTGAAGTATGCCGGCGATGAGCGCGAAGCATGCCGCGAATACGGCGATACCCTGGGCCCAGATAGTCGGATTGCGCTGAGCCGACCCGTTAGCCATGGGGGAGTTCTTTCGCCAGTGAGCGTGCTCTGTGGATTGCATTGTCGGGTAGCCGACCGCACGCGACTAGTTCAGCAGTCGTGTCTTCTGCGTGTTGAATTCCTGTTCGGTGAGTACACCGGAATCACGGAGTTCCCCGAGTTGTCTCAACTGCGCAATCAAATGATCGGTGTCGATCTCCGGCGCTGGCGCGGGGCCGTCAGGTTGGACGACCACGTCTTGGCCTTGGCCCTCGCGGGCGGCTCTGCGTTGAGCGACGCTGCCCGCCACTGTCGCCGCCGTGCCGGCAACGACGGCTCCGCGCGCCGCCGACCTTAATAGACTCGGTCGCGCCGATCCGGCTCCTCTTCGTCGAAACATTTGCCTTCTCCTTTGCTAGTTCCTCACATGGTTAATTGTTTGTTGCTCTATCCCGTAGCTGGCTGTTCTGCCAGCGTCACGGTGGTGGTCCGTTTGGTACCGGACCGAACGTAGGTCACCTCGACGGTGTCGCCGGGTTTCTTTGACAGCGTGATCGCCTGTATTCGGTCTGCATCGCGGGCGTTGGTGCCGTCGAGGCGTGTGATGACGTCGCCTTGACGGAGCTGGGCCTGAGCGGCCGGACCGCCTGGTGCGACGGAAACGAGATAGAGCCCGGTCGTCGAGGAGTTCACTTGGATCGGTGCGACGGCGATCCCGAAGTAACTGTGCACAACTGTGCCGTTCTTGATCAGCTCGTCTGCGACGGTTCGGGCAGCGTCGGAGGGGATGGCGAATCCCAGACCGATGCTGCCGGCGACCGGCTCACCCCGCGAGTCGGGCGCGGTAGCTCCAGCGGTGGGCACCCCGACAAGTTGGCCGTCGCAGTTCGCTAAGGTCCCACCACTGTTGCCGGGATTAATAGCCGCGTCCGTCTGGATCGCTGCGACCAACAAAGCGGTGCCGCCATTGTCGGATGGGACCCGGATTGTACGGTTTAGTCCGCTTACGATCCCCGCTGTGACGGTGTTTGATAGGCCCAGTGGCGCGCCGACCGCGAACACTGGTGCGCCGACTTTCACGCGTGGATTAGCCGCGAACGTGACCGGTTTGAACTTCGAGCCCTTCGCCTTCAGTACCGCGATGTCGGTCTGCGGATCGCGGCCGACGATCTGCGACTGGTACTCAGCGCCGCTCTCCAGCTGAATGGATACAGACCCTCCGGCCGCCCCCGGTGACACCACGTGGTTGTTGGTCAACACGTACCCGTCCTTGCTGAGGAACTCTCCAGATCCGGTGCCTGCGGGTGATCCGCTCGAGTCCTGGACATGGATCGTGACCACCGACGGCATGACCTTGTTCGCGACATATACTGCGGCGCACTGCTGCCCTCTTTCGCCGGTGCTGCCGCCTGACCGACTGATGGTGATCGAAGTGATCAATGCGGCTATCGCAACCAGTGCCGCCACGGTCGCGACGATAATCGCGATCCGTGACGGCCTGACGTCCGTAGTCATCGGGGACTCGGCTTGACCTAGGCGACTGGTTGGCCGGACGGTGCGCCAAGAGCCTGGCGCTTGAGTTGCTCAAACTCTTCCTGCGTAATGGTTCCAGACTCAAGCAGTGCCTTAGCGTCCGCGATCTCGGTTGCCGCTGACCGCCCAACCACGTCGCGCAAGTAGCCCTCTGTCCGCTGCTGAGCACTCGCGGCGCGGGCGTGTTCGCGTTCGGCCATGCCACGACCCCGGGCGATGAGGTAAATCAGCGCGGTGATGACTGGAATGAAGACGAGTCCGATGATCCACAGCGCCTTGAATCCGCCCGACAAGGTCCGGTCACGAAAGATGTCGACCAGAACGTGAAAGAGGACCATCAGATAGGCAAAGAATACGAAGATTTCAATGACAAGCCAGAAGAAGTTCCAAAACGAGTTCATCGTGCTCCTTGTGTGTAGGCAGTCCGAGTCCCTCGGACAGCTGACTGGGTGTGTTGGGTAGCTGGGCGATTGCCACAACGGTGGCGGGATTAGGTCAGAAGCTCACCGGCTCGCGGATGATCGGACAAGTCATGCAGTGGCCGCCGCCGCGCACTCCTCTGAGCCCTGCGCGATGGGCTGCCGATCGAGTCTGCGAATGCAACTAGTGGTCTAACTGCGTCGAACGACGACGGGTCCCGCAGAACCTCCGCTGTCCCCCGTTTGGCCACA
This region includes:
- a CDS encoding SHOCT domain-containing protein — its product is MNSFWNFFWLVIEIFVFFAYLMVLFHVLVDIFRDRTLSGGFKALWIIGLVFIPVITALIYLIARGRGMAEREHARAASAQQRTEGYLRDVVGRSAATEIADAKALLESGTITQEEFEQLKRQALGAPSGQPVA
- a CDS encoding META domain-containing protein; amino-acid sequence: MTALIVALPIVLSACAAGSTPQSSSSESSQPAASGNSAAKSELDSQSFAATAIEKGPAIVTGSKIEISFVEGRIVVNAGCNTMTGGVSLEAGTVVVKHLASTMMACEPGLTAQDAWLNEFLESGPKWSLVGEALTLDNGTTSIILERG
- a CDS encoding SHOCT domain-containing protein produces the protein MFRRRGAGSARPSLLRSAARGAVVAGTAATVAGSVAQRRAAREGQGQDVVVQPDGPAPAPEIDTDHLIAQLRQLGELRDSGVLTEQEFNTQKTRLLN
- a CDS encoding phage holin family protein, which encodes MTISAAVFLASCAIGLLAAKFTLDEMTIQWGSFLIVVVIFGVLQAILSPFVAKMVHRNATALLGGVGLLSTFIALLITSLLSSGLTIRGVTTWVLACVIVWLVTMIATMFLPLLVVKKHLRQRTAER
- a CDS encoding DUF7144 family membrane protein, encoding MDTFIFGIALFVVGIFLLRGASWARVTGLVFASLP
- a CDS encoding S1C family serine protease, with the translated sequence MTTDVRPSRIAIIVATVAALVAIAALITSITISRSGGSTGERGQQCAAVYVANKVMPSVVTIHVQDSSGSPAGTGSGEFLSKDGYVLTNNHVVSPGAAGGSVSIQLESGAEYQSQIVGRDPQTDIAVLKAKGSKFKPVTFAANPRVKVGAPVFAVGAPLGLSNTVTAGIVSGLNRTIRVPSDNGGTALLVAAIQTDAAINPGNSGGTLANCDGQLVGVPTAGATAPDSRGEPVAGSIGLGFAIPSDAARTVADELIKNGTVVHSYFGIAVAPIQVNSSTTGLYLVSVAPGGPAAQAQLRQGDVITRLDGTNARDADRIQAITLSKKPGDTVEVTYVRSGTKRTTTVTLAEQPATG